A part of Pectinatus sottacetonis genomic DNA contains:
- a CDS encoding OPT family oligopeptide transporter yields the protein MTENPKSPHSLSPYKEYNEINMYVIFWGLFYAAIFALAIGYLCLKIGQTVDAFAPVSAMAMGMGVILKRKNPFPENIHIQAIASAGTNGIGGAMFILPAFYILGNNHLTYFELAVPIVLGSVLGVLIAAVFRRYFCEEKADIYPFPAGQAAAEVLTSGEKSKVKLMVGSGIIALIYDFILNTFGWWQEVISSNAFTWGHYLVAKTKLLFSLDTETALLGIGYFTGLRYAAIITAGSFFSWTVCVPIIYYLGGSHTMVINGHNILLANAPVTAVFSEYVRHIGIGMLAMAGIIGLLSMSKVMLHVVKNVFVGIFKGSTNIKENLLRTQQDIPIPAIVIGAILVTILFTVFFHIYFSQNILQTLLAFIIIAIFTMLFSVVGISSIAFTSSEPVSGMTIFMLIISSVVLGKAGMHGSMGITAVLMMAAFLCTSLGVSGNFMSELKVANLLGATPKKMEQWQIVSLIMTSVLSIGVIILLNQAYGFVGKEALPAPQANAMAAIVKPLMDGGSAHWMLYLAGACMAVILWMIKIPPLAFALGAYLPMQISTPLLVGGLISYLVSHSSKDAILNSLRLSRGQTIASGLIAGGAIGSLLSAITRILGFNYFQEAWAKTPTATYLGLFLYLILCVFIYKKAMTAKR from the coding sequence ATGACAGAAAACCCCAAATCACCACATTCTTTATCACCATATAAAGAATATAACGAAATCAATATGTATGTCATATTTTGGGGATTATTTTATGCTGCAATTTTTGCTTTAGCAATAGGGTATCTCTGCCTGAAAATTGGTCAGACTGTTGATGCCTTTGCCCCTGTTTCAGCCATGGCCATGGGCATGGGGGTAATACTAAAACGAAAAAATCCCTTTCCAGAAAATATACACATTCAAGCGATTGCCAGTGCCGGCACCAATGGTATCGGCGGTGCAATGTTTATCCTGCCTGCTTTTTACATTTTAGGAAATAACCATCTTACGTACTTTGAATTGGCCGTTCCAATTGTTCTGGGAAGTGTATTAGGCGTTTTGATTGCTGCTGTTTTCCGGCGTTATTTCTGTGAAGAAAAAGCTGATATATATCCCTTTCCTGCCGGACAGGCTGCCGCTGAAGTTCTAACTTCGGGAGAAAAAAGCAAGGTAAAACTAATGGTAGGCAGTGGTATTATTGCTCTTATCTACGATTTTATCCTTAACACTTTTGGCTGGTGGCAGGAAGTAATATCCAGCAATGCCTTCACCTGGGGGCATTATCTAGTTGCAAAAACAAAACTTCTTTTTAGTTTAGATACTGAAACAGCGCTATTAGGTATAGGTTACTTTACTGGGTTGCGCTATGCCGCAATAATAACTGCTGGATCTTTCTTTTCTTGGACCGTATGTGTTCCCATTATATATTATCTGGGTGGCAGCCATACTATGGTAATCAATGGACATAATATTTTACTTGCTAATGCACCTGTGACAGCTGTTTTCAGCGAATACGTTCGTCATATTGGCATTGGTATGCTAGCCATGGCTGGTATCATTGGTCTTTTATCAATGTCAAAAGTTATGCTGCATGTAGTAAAAAATGTATTTGTTGGTATTTTTAAAGGATCCACCAATATAAAAGAAAACTTATTGCGAACCCAGCAGGATATTCCGATTCCAGCTATAGTTATAGGTGCTATTTTAGTAACAATACTATTTACCGTATTCTTCCATATTTATTTTTCGCAGAACATACTTCAGACACTATTGGCATTTATCATTATAGCCATTTTTACCATGCTTTTCTCCGTTGTCGGAATAAGTTCCATTGCTTTTACCAGCAGTGAACCCGTCTCCGGTATGACTATTTTTATGCTTATAATATCATCTGTTGTTTTGGGTAAAGCCGGTATGCATGGTTCTATGGGCATAACAGCCGTTCTGATGATGGCCGCTTTTTTATGCACATCTTTAGGTGTATCTGGTAATTTTATGTCTGAATTAAAAGTTGCCAACTTATTAGGTGCCACTCCGAAAAAAATGGAACAATGGCAAATTGTTTCTCTTATAATGACTTCTGTATTATCCATAGGCGTCATTATCCTGCTCAATCAGGCCTATGGATTTGTCGGGAAAGAAGCTTTACCTGCTCCGCAAGCTAACGCTATGGCTGCCATAGTAAAACCTCTAATGGATGGTGGCAGCGCCCATTGGATGCTGTACCTGGCAGGTGCCTGCATGGCTGTTATTTTATGGATGATAAAAATTCCTCCGCTTGCATTTGCCCTAGGGGCTTACCTTCCCATGCAGATAAGTACACCCCTGCTGGTCGGTGGACTTATTTCCTATCTTGTTTCTCACAGCAGCAAAGATGCTATACTAAATTCGCTGCGTCTAAGCAGAGGACAAACCATTGCTTCAGGTTTAATAGCCGGTGGTGCTATTGGCAGTTTGCTAAGTGCTATAACTAGAATATTAGGTTTTAACTATTTTCAAGAAGCCTGGGCTAAAACTCCAACCGCCACATATCTAGGGTTGTTTCTTTATTTGATTTTATGTGTGTTCATATATAAAAAAGCCATGACAGCAAAAAGATAA
- a CDS encoding Crp/Fnr family transcriptional regulator, producing the protein MHQNLFIEDQQTLMRDYFLNELAQHGTIKHYNKRQTITADPVSMSIGIVVKGQVTISVISSKGQEKILYTLLPGECFGEMNLLSDSFFNYIIKVKKNTWISFVHNKKFNLILKNNPAVYQYFINVIIIKFRIVLLQMVSNIFNNSAGKIADTLLRLSLASVPLKNSPADNNTIAIPFTQGELANITGCSRITVTRILNQFINKNFISISNKKIIIKNPEALLQQSIHLQ; encoded by the coding sequence ATGCATCAAAATTTATTTATCGAAGATCAACAAACTTTAATGCGTGACTATTTTCTAAATGAATTAGCACAACATGGTACAATAAAACACTATAATAAACGGCAAACCATAACTGCAGACCCGGTCAGTATGTCCATAGGCATTGTAGTCAAAGGACAGGTAACTATAAGTGTAATAAGTTCCAAGGGACAAGAAAAGATTTTATATACTTTACTGCCAGGAGAATGCTTTGGTGAAATGAATCTTTTATCTGATAGCTTTTTTAACTATATTATAAAGGTAAAAAAAAATACCTGGATATCCTTTGTTCATAATAAAAAGTTTAACCTCATTTTAAAAAATAATCCTGCTGTTTATCAATATTTTATAAATGTTATAATAATAAAATTTAGAATTGTCCTACTGCAAATGGTCAGTAATATATTTAATAATTCTGCCGGTAAAATTGCTGATACCCTGCTTCGTCTTTCATTAGCATCAGTTCCCCTGAAAAATTCTCCAGCAGACAATAATACCATTGCCATTCCATTTACCCAGGGAGAGCTGGCAAATATCACTGGCTGTTCAAGAATTACCGTAACCAGGATATTAAACCAATTTATCAACAAAAATTTCATCAGCATAAGCAATAAAAAAATTATTATAAAAAATCCTGAAGCTCTGCTACAGCAAAGTATTCATCTGCAATAA
- a CDS encoding pyridoxal phosphate-dependent aminotransferase: MPDLSKRTMHFTDSVIRRMTRISLKYSAINLSQGFPDFSPPQELMDSLAKAAYEGPHQYAVTWGAQNFREALAKKQKHFMGINIDPDKNIVVTCGSTEAMMAAMMSAVDPGDKVIVFSPFYENYGADAVLSGAEPIYVPLYAPDFHFDDDELEDAFEQKPKALILCNPSNPTGKVFSYDELKIISQLAMKYDTFVITDEVYEHIVYRPYKHIYMASLPGMYERTISCSSLSKTYSITGWRLGYIIAPPDIIERARKVHDFLTVGAAAPLQQAAVAGLKMKDSYYDNLRKLYTKKRDLFTKGLDDLGIIYTNPQGAYYVMVDISEFGYDNDLKFCEVLARDVGVGAVPGSSFFHRDINSFIRLHFAKSERVLNDSLERLAKMRKVIKCK, translated from the coding sequence ATGCCAGATTTATCAAAAAGAACCATGCATTTTACAGATTCAGTAATTCGCCGCATGACCAGAATTTCGTTAAAATATAGTGCAATTAATTTGTCACAGGGGTTTCCAGATTTTTCCCCGCCGCAGGAATTGATGGATTCTCTTGCCAAAGCTGCTTATGAAGGACCTCATCAGTATGCTGTTACCTGGGGAGCACAGAATTTTCGCGAGGCTTTAGCAAAAAAACAGAAACATTTTATGGGCATTAACATAGATCCTGATAAAAATATTGTTGTTACATGCGGAAGTACAGAGGCAATGATGGCAGCAATGATGAGTGCTGTTGATCCAGGTGATAAGGTAATAGTGTTTTCCCCTTTTTATGAGAATTATGGTGCTGATGCGGTATTAAGTGGTGCAGAACCTATATATGTGCCGCTCTATGCACCTGATTTTCATTTTGATGATGACGAGCTGGAGGATGCTTTTGAGCAGAAGCCAAAAGCTTTGATTTTGTGTAATCCTTCTAATCCTACGGGTAAGGTATTTTCATATGATGAATTGAAGATAATTTCACAATTGGCGATGAAATATGATACTTTTGTGATAACTGATGAAGTTTATGAACATATTGTATATAGACCCTACAAACATATCTATATGGCTTCTTTGCCAGGAATGTATGAAAGAACTATATCGTGTAGTTCTTTGTCCAAGACATATTCGATAACGGGATGGCGTCTGGGATATATAATAGCACCGCCGGATATTATTGAAAGAGCCAGGAAAGTACATGATTTTCTGACTGTCGGGGCAGCAGCACCATTGCAGCAAGCAGCAGTGGCTGGCTTAAAAATGAAAGATAGTTATTATGATAATTTAAGGAAGTTATATACTAAAAAGCGTGATTTATTCACAAAAGGGTTGGATGATTTGGGGATAATTTATACTAATCCGCAGGGAGCTTACTATGTTATGGTGGATATAAGTGAGTTTGGCTATGATAATGATCTGAAATTTTGTGAAGTTTTAGCGCGAGACGTAGGCGTCGGGGCAGTACCAGGATCATCATTTTTTCATCGCGATATAAATAGTTTTATTAGATTACATTTTGCTAAAAGTGAAAGAGTGTTAAATGATTCATTGGAAAGACTGGCAAAAATGCGTAAAGTTATAAAGTGTAAATAG
- a CDS encoding FeoA family protein has protein sequence MVVSEGIIGSTYIVEDIQLSNEIERRLEMLGMTTGVKLLILNKKHNGATILKVRGTRFALGREITDGIKIRESLKNG, from the coding sequence ATGGTTGTATCTGAGGGAATTATTGGAAGTACATATATCGTGGAGGATATACAGCTTAGTAATGAAATCGAACGTCGACTGGAAATGCTGGGAATGACAACTGGCGTAAAACTACTTATTTTAAATAAGAAGCATAATGGAGCGACTATTTTAAAAGTACGTGGAACTAGGTTTGCATTAGGACGGGAAATTACTGATGGAATAAAAATTAGGGAGAGTTTGAAAAATGGATAA
- the feoB gene encoding ferrous iron transport protein B, protein MDKRDVHVAFIGNPNCGKTTLFNAYTGAHLKVANWPGVTVEKKEGALKYHNNNYKLVDLPGIYSLTSYTMEEKLSRQYILEDEVDIIVDVVDASSLERNLYLALQLIELGKPLIIALNMMDVIEERGMDIDLHRLPEMLGVPVIPVCARRKRGLEILLHAVAHHKDRPIADNIKHEYYNGTRRKKNAVMIYSEWLEDKIEAVQTALKEKYGDIANPRWYALKLLAFDAEIVKKYPVDLPQVLDKSYEKEIIKQKYDFIGEIIEEVVVNKEKESKSTDRIDSLLTHRYLGIPIFLAIMAFIFFLTFTIGDFFQDWIVMGIDTISAVIRNFLGFLHVTPVLSSLLIDGAITGVGSILSFLPNIFILFLALAVLEDSGYMSRVAYVMDGIMGKVGLSGRAFIPLLLGFGCSVPAIMASRALENPRDRLKTILITPFMSCSARLPIYILISGMFFGDMAVYAAFSMYVIGIVTAIVLALLFSRVDKNKNTHTLLIELPEYKTPNIASIFIYAWEKVKSYLSKAGTTIFVASLAMWFILHFNMTGMVSNIGDSFGAYIGKFAAPILAPAGIGIWQLAVALLSGIAAKEVVVSSISILYGVADISSSTGMASVINQLSNMGFSQLNAYALMVFCLLYTPCIASIVTIRKETGKIKWAVFSVFFQLTVAWVAAVLVYQVGSIIFS, encoded by the coding sequence ATGGATAAAAGAGACGTTCATGTAGCTTTTATTGGTAATCCTAACTGTGGTAAGACAACTTTATTTAATGCTTATACTGGGGCACATTTGAAAGTTGCTAATTGGCCGGGTGTTACTGTAGAGAAAAAAGAAGGGGCATTAAAATATCATAATAATAATTACAAATTAGTGGATCTTCCAGGAATTTATAGTCTTACCTCTTATACTATGGAAGAAAAGTTATCAAGACAGTATATTTTGGAGGATGAGGTAGATATTATAGTTGACGTTGTTGATGCATCTTCGTTAGAACGTAATCTCTATCTGGCTTTACAGCTTATTGAATTAGGCAAACCCTTGATAATAGCACTTAATATGATGGATGTAATTGAGGAACGAGGTATGGATATAGATTTACATCGCCTGCCTGAAATGCTGGGGGTGCCTGTTATTCCCGTCTGTGCCAGGCGTAAGAGAGGCTTGGAAATACTTCTTCACGCTGTTGCACACCATAAGGACCGGCCTATAGCCGATAATATCAAACATGAATATTATAATGGGACCAGAAGAAAAAAAAATGCGGTAATGATATACAGCGAATGGTTGGAAGATAAGATCGAAGCGGTGCAAACGGCGTTAAAGGAAAAGTATGGCGACATAGCTAATCCTCGCTGGTATGCATTGAAATTACTGGCTTTTGATGCTGAAATAGTAAAAAAATATCCAGTGGATTTACCACAGGTGCTGGATAAAAGTTATGAAAAAGAGATAATAAAACAAAAATATGATTTTATTGGAGAAATTATTGAAGAAGTAGTTGTAAATAAAGAAAAGGAATCTAAGAGCACAGACAGAATAGATTCTTTATTGACGCATCGTTATCTGGGAATTCCTATATTTTTGGCAATAATGGCATTTATATTTTTCTTAACATTTACTATTGGTGATTTTTTTCAAGATTGGATAGTAATGGGAATTGATACGATATCAGCAGTTATCAGAAATTTTTTGGGGTTTTTACATGTTACTCCGGTTCTTAGTTCACTGCTTATTGATGGTGCCATTACAGGAGTAGGTAGTATATTATCTTTTTTGCCGAATATTTTTATTTTGTTTTTAGCTTTGGCAGTTTTAGAGGATAGCGGATATATGTCACGGGTTGCCTATGTTATGGATGGAATAATGGGGAAAGTTGGTTTATCTGGACGTGCTTTTATACCCCTGCTGTTGGGTTTTGGTTGTAGTGTGCCGGCAATAATGGCCTCAAGGGCATTGGAAAATCCTCGAGACAGACTTAAAACAATATTAATTACACCGTTTATGTCATGCAGTGCCAGACTGCCAATATATATTCTTATATCGGGTATGTTTTTTGGAGATATGGCTGTATATGCGGCCTTTTCTATGTATGTTATAGGAATTGTCACAGCTATAGTGCTGGCGTTATTATTTTCCCGTGTCGATAAAAATAAAAATACACATACATTGCTTATTGAGTTGCCGGAATATAAGACGCCTAATATTGCATCTATTTTTATTTATGCATGGGAAAAAGTAAAATCTTATTTGTCAAAGGCAGGTACTACTATTTTTGTGGCATCATTGGCTATGTGGTTTATTTTACATTTTAACATGACGGGTATGGTAAGCAATATTGGTGATAGTTTTGGTGCATATATTGGTAAGTTTGCAGCACCAATTTTAGCACCGGCAGGAATTGGTATATGGCAACTGGCAGTAGCCTTATTATCGGGAATAGCGGCTAAGGAAGTAGTAGTTTCTAGTATAAGTATTCTTTATGGTGTGGCAGATATCAGTTCAAGTACGGGTATGGCTAGTGTTATTAATCAGCTTTCTAATATGGGCTTTTCTCAGCTTAACGCATATGCATTGATGGTATTCTGTCTTTTATATACACCATGTATAGCTAGTATAGTCACAATAAGAAAGGAAACCGGCAAGATAAAATGGGCTGTTTTTTCTGTATTTTTTCAACTTACTGTCGCCTGGGTGGCGGCCGTCTTAGTTTATCAAGTGGGAAGTATTATATTTAGTTAG
- a CDS encoding AEC family transporter — MTVFLNAIEGVLTLLLMGLIGWFMAHKGWINDDNKSLLPKLVNYISLPMFFIYNLTTTFSKNQLENLISGASIPFLSMLICFLLSTIIIHLLKISHGHRGTFSTSFTNCNSVFVGIPVTVALFGQAALPYALLFFFANTTLFWTLGNALIQSDANKKNYWRNYLTIDTMKKIFSIPICGFLLSLLLILLDIKLPSFIMDTTKYLGSMTTPVALIFIGATLQSMNFAKLKFNRDLNGVLIGRFIITPLVTYIVASQFSIPSLMFKDFVIMSSLPAMIQTVLLSSLYKADVEYATVIVSVTTIASIITIPIYMVILSYI, encoded by the coding sequence TTGACTGTTTTCCTCAATGCTATAGAAGGGGTATTAACACTTCTTCTAATGGGACTAATTGGCTGGTTTATGGCTCATAAAGGCTGGATTAACGATGACAATAAATCTTTGCTGCCAAAATTAGTAAACTATATATCACTGCCAATGTTTTTTATTTATAATCTCACCACTACATTCTCTAAAAACCAACTTGAAAACTTGATTTCAGGTGCATCTATCCCTTTTCTATCCATGCTCATTTGTTTTCTTCTCAGTACAATAATCATTCATCTATTAAAAATTTCTCATGGTCATCGTGGAACCTTCAGCACCTCTTTTACTAACTGTAATTCTGTATTTGTAGGCATTCCAGTAACAGTTGCATTATTCGGCCAAGCTGCACTCCCCTACGCTCTACTATTTTTCTTTGCCAATACGACTCTTTTCTGGACTTTAGGTAATGCACTCATTCAATCAGATGCCAATAAAAAAAATTATTGGAGAAATTACCTGACCATTGATACTATGAAAAAAATTTTTTCCATACCAATTTGCGGCTTTTTGCTATCACTGCTATTAATATTATTAGATATAAAACTTCCCTCTTTTATCATGGATACCACAAAATATCTCGGCAGTATGACAACGCCAGTTGCTCTTATTTTTATAGGTGCCACCTTGCAATCAATGAACTTTGCCAAATTAAAATTCAATCGAGACCTAAACGGTGTCCTTATCGGACGTTTTATTATTACACCACTGGTCACATACATTGTTGCATCCCAATTTTCTATTCCATCACTTATGTTCAAAGATTTTGTTATCATGTCTTCTCTTCCAGCCATGATACAAACTGTTTTGCTATCCAGTTTATACAAAGCAGACGTTGAATATGCTACTGTTATTGTATCAGTTACTACTATTGCTTCAATTATTACTATACCTATTTATATGGTTATACTAAGTTATATATGA
- a CDS encoding D-alanyl-D-alanine carboxypeptidase family protein — MRFLQYLIFTIIFSLSSVSSVFAQNTSAQQFNFNAPPQYGLTAHSAILIEASTGRVIFEKNADAQEYPASMTKMMTAILSLEMTRPDDIVHISNEAANVDGSSLYLEKGDIMLMSQLRQGMMLVSGNDAAVAIADAVSGSIPAFTNLMNKKAMEIGATHTHFANPNGLPNPSHYSTARDMAKIAAYCYRNEDFRKIVAAKEKAVHWIYPNKTVTFDNTNHLLWTYPYADGIKTGYTDEAGGCLAASATRNGVTLIAIVMHTNDGLDRFSEAKELLNYGFQQVYMKSAYKKGELVKAIHIHDGETASINVSPTHDIDYPIINGQNNKDYFIKVNIPRYLTAPIKTGEKVGSIDIFYNSKKVEEVPVVADSSSNKGFSFKSLCYNLYDHLTSFFMV, encoded by the coding sequence GTGCGATTTTTACAATACCTGATTTTCACCATAATATTTTCTCTATCATCTGTGTCTTCTGTATTTGCACAAAATACATCCGCACAGCAGTTTAATTTTAATGCTCCGCCCCAATATGGACTTACTGCTCATTCCGCTATTTTGATTGAAGCTTCAACAGGCCGTGTAATATTTGAAAAAAATGCTGATGCTCAAGAATATCCTGCCAGCATGACCAAAATGATGACTGCAATATTATCTTTGGAAATGACCCGCCCAGATGATATCGTGCATATATCTAATGAAGCTGCTAATGTCGACGGTTCGTCTTTATATTTGGAAAAAGGCGATATTATGCTAATGAGCCAATTACGTCAGGGAATGATGCTCGTTTCCGGTAATGATGCTGCTGTTGCTATAGCAGATGCTGTAAGCGGCAGTATCCCTGCTTTTACTAATTTAATGAACAAAAAAGCTATGGAAATAGGCGCAACGCACACACATTTCGCAAATCCTAATGGTCTTCCTAATCCTAGCCATTATTCAACAGCACGTGACATGGCAAAAATCGCAGCCTATTGTTATCGCAACGAAGATTTTCGCAAAATAGTTGCCGCCAAAGAAAAGGCTGTACATTGGATATATCCTAATAAAACGGTTACTTTTGACAATACTAATCATTTACTCTGGACATACCCCTATGCAGATGGCATCAAGACAGGCTATACCGATGAAGCTGGTGGCTGTCTTGCTGCTTCTGCCACGCGCAATGGTGTTACCCTCATTGCCATTGTCATGCATACAAATGATGGTTTAGATCGTTTTTCTGAAGCCAAAGAGCTGCTCAATTACGGTTTTCAACAAGTCTATATGAAATCTGCTTATAAAAAAGGAGAACTTGTAAAAGCTATACATATCCATGATGGTGAAACAGCATCTATAAATGTATCCCCCACCCATGATATAGATTATCCTATAATTAATGGTCAAAATAACAAAGATTATTTTATCAAGGTAAACATACCACGTTATTTAACAGCTCCTATTAAAACAGGCGAAAAAGTTGGTTCAATAGATATATTTTATAACAGCAAAAAAGTAGAAGAAGTTCCTGTTGTTGCTGACAGTTCAAGTAATAAAGGGTTTAGCTTCAAATCACTCTGTTATAATTTATATGATCATTTAACAAGTTTTTTTATGGTATGA
- a CDS encoding PaaI family thioesterase: MIRSNLHLDDCTLNEAIKSFYNDNTFTKNLGIISDKVDDNTTVTKLDIKHCHTNVYNIAHGGVMMSLADTAIGAACLRLNKRVVTLDFNINMLKAVPQGDTITAKTQVIHNGKQTIVVECAISDNTDRLCCKSRATMFVLGEFQK, encoded by the coding sequence ATGATAAGATCTAATCTTCATTTGGATGACTGTACCCTGAATGAAGCAATAAAATCATTCTATAATGATAATACTTTTACCAAAAATTTAGGAATAATCAGTGATAAAGTTGATGATAATACAACCGTTACTAAACTTGATATAAAGCACTGCCATACAAATGTATATAATATTGCCCATGGCGGTGTCATGATGTCTCTTGCTGATACAGCTATAGGTGCCGCCTGCCTGCGGCTTAATAAACGCGTTGTAACACTAGATTTTAATATAAATATGCTGAAAGCAGTTCCCCAGGGTGATACAATAACAGCCAAAACTCAGGTAATACATAATGGTAAGCAAACTATCGTTGTTGAATGTGCTATTTCAGATAACACTGATAGATTATGCTGTAAAAGCCGTGCTACAATGTTTGTCTTAGGCGAATTTCAAAAATAA